The DNA window aatgtaacgaTAAGACTATTTGTTTAACCTACCAGAAATGTTGCCCAAGTGACTCAGCTCttaaaatgagaataaaaaaattaaaaaatcatgttAACATCATATTtcgtgtatattaaaataaaataaatatttagagatTCCTATTAAACGATTTTCAGCTTCTTTttctgattttaataataatgtttattttagataatgcACGAtaatctacatagtataaagtaATGTCGCGTCCCAGCGTctatacgcttagatcttttaaataaatgaagaacgcattaaaattcgttgcatgcaatatttataatacaaaatatttgaccttttttttatttcacgagGAGGAAAtccatttacgcatgccgcccggtcgggggatcgggacgggtatgtgggactcaaccggggcctaatgccccgtgccaggacacgctaatgccctgtcctacccactaaaacctcctcgggtttccaccacgCCGCATAATGGTGGGGCTACGGGAACGCCATGGCTTACTACCGCGGACCCGCCTGCGGCGGCCAGCGTAAGGCGGCCAAATAAATGAATGCGCGCCTAAAGGCGCCTTCCTCCGCTGCCTCTGTCCTGTTAACGTAACGGactcccccgagttcgccactggaggcCGGGCGCCTAgggctgacgccctgcggcggataggATGActggctccgccgctgaccatCAGTGTACGACCACACCTCCGACGCTCATAACGAGTCCCCCCTTTCTTGCCAACGAGGCCGCTCACACAGTCCATTCCGCTGGTCGGAGAAGTACTAGGAAcggccccgcggcatccctccgcGTCTTAGCCGTGACCGACGAGCACGCTCatgccggccccgttgcccagggtgcgccacgaggaggcgactgacatgcACCCCATACAAAATATTAGACCTAAAGTAACTAACAAACAAGCATCTAACAAATAACAGCTGGTATAAATTAGAgaaaatatcgtttttttttaccgaaaaatatttattctatttcgtTTTCAATCAACGTCAAAATCAACAATATCATCAATTTTTATTGCTCCATGAACACTTTACACATAAGACTATCAAATCAATGAACTGAAAAGTATATGGAGCAAATGTTTTTCGCCCCATGGACTTAGATGGAATAGTATAGTTCTGTAAACGGTATAATTTGGGTATACAAGTGTGATTGTTGACGATTGGTGAGCGCATTGGTTATTGGCGAACATGGTAGCGTAGTCGATCCTGTCATGACGAATATTTTTAGAGGTCTACTAGGTTTTGAGTTACAAAGTAAGGGAGGCCATGTgtgaagaataaaaaataacttttcatttacatataaacatttatttctctCTATACTTACCTAAATTTTATAATCCTTTTTAATATTCCGTTAACTAAAAAGtgcgtataattatttaatactagttgtAACACGCGGCTTCACTTGAGTTTTGTCATTCTTGTTAATGTCACCATTATAAATGCCAAAGTGTTCGTTTGTTGCGCTTTCACgtcttttacttggtggtaaaggGTCTTGGGCGTCTGAGTAAATAGCATGCACTCATCATATACTATACTaccaatcagcaatacttattactgttctgttccggtttgaagtgtgattGAGCTAAAGTTATTACAGGTTCAAGTAACGTAACTAGTTTCCAGGTTTGTAAGTGATTGGACAGGGGCAGGTATTAGGTATCCTATGTCCATTTCTGTACCCCTGATCACGTGTATAAACCGTCATGATGAAAGGgtgagtacttttatttttgtaagtttgTTCTTTTACGCATTTCACAGTAGAAATCGTTACGTAAGGAAACAGCGTTAGGCCCCCCGAGCGACCTTTCCTTTAACTTCTCtgattatttctattatatacggttttaaattatattatataagcttaTTTTTGGTAACGTTTTAACTCAAACGGGATTattaatgacaattttaattcttgtcatttaattattctcaaacgttatTTTTACACGTTacgttacattaatttatttaattgtgtctgtTAATTagtagatacataaatataaaacaaaatagacacctcattttttatttgtcacatATGTATGCTGACTGGCAAATGGATAATGTCAACGTGATCTGGTCTAATTCATTCATAAAGGGGAAACCCTGTATATGTAGTatctaataaaacttttataaaaatcttattacgGTTAGTGACTGTACAACCAGAAGAGTCTTGCGGAGTTTCCATTTGTAATTCatgctttaataattaaatattactcattGTACGGTAATGGTAAAGtccttttttgaaatttaatattttatcgcttATTAGTTGAGGTGACAAATATCACGATGCTATTAtggaataagatatttttagtctattttaaaaacgtattgttatgttttgtcCCTGGAATACGGACTCTACATATTTAATGGTGaccgttttttttaaaataatataacctaaaaataatgcagcatagatttatttttaattttatatttattacaaacgtGCTATATACAtgcatagatatatattttataatttagtttttttttttaaatagtcattttattgtttatccGTAACCAATAATGTtaggttttatttgaaaagatgttcaaattgttttatttgttcgaTTAGTATTTGAAGACAAAatcacataaaattttaatatttactttttaagacACCTACAGTATCGGATTACGATTTGCACTCTAATATattggaaatattaaataaaaaaaaaacctctacaatttattcatattcttattttttgacTTGCAGTTTCTAGAACCGgttatatttttagtgtttatttGAATCATGAGGAAAAACGCACAGTTATTTACTTACGGTCAGTAACCTTGCCACAAATGACAATCTATAGCTAATTTTTTATGCACACTCTGCATAAgcgttttaaattgaaaattattttgacgTAATTtggcaatgaaataataaaacagaatcCAATGACGCATTGGATTCTGatgtataatttgataaattgagATCTATCACATGAAGATAAATCTGTCGGCAGAATGATAAAAACGATCGAGTAACTTATTGGACACGCTTTAATAACCGGTTTCTGTTGGTATCCCTCATCACGTCTTCTTAATAAACTTGGATCTAGGGTCTCCGTTAATGGAGGGCACCCACGGACGCAATTTGCCCAGCAACGTACGGTATAGACGTCCCTAACGGGTCGAACGGGTCCCTACTTCGAAGAACTTGTTCTTGGAACGAGCACTAGTGTCCGAGAATTCGACTTGCGAGTGACAAATTATCGCCCAGGAACGCCTAGTATGCTCTCGATTTCTGGTCTGAAGTAGCTCGTCTTGTACGGGCAGGGTTGTATATTAGCGGAGGTAGCGCAGACAGGCCTGGCGTAAATATGATTGGTCTAAGCTTATCCACACTAGGAAATGGTGTAAAATTAAgttgatacaatattttattttaacactgcTGATCAATCTCCAAAGACACTTCAAAAACCCAGCACAAGTATTTAAATACatgatatagaatatttaatattattaacataatttacttttgtaattatttaattaataatgttaattaagatatcaaagattattatttcCCTGTGATCTTGGGAAATTTAGGTGTTGGGGAATTCACAGTACTatataacgttttaatttaGGGATGTATTTTTGTCGATAACATTATTAACGTATTTGTAACTGGTAActggttattttttatgttgataacatttaaatacaataattttgtcTGCCAATATTAGCTGCatttaatgttttcaatattagctgcatttaatgtttcaaattttgacgacctccgtggtcgagtagtgtgtacaccggttttcatgggtacgccactctgaggtcccgggttcgattcccggccgagtcgatgtagaaaaagttcattagttttctatgttgtcttgggtctgggtgttcgtggtaccgtcgttacttctgattttccataacacaagtgctttagctacttacattgggatcagagtaatgtatgtgatgttgttccaatatttattatatttattattattataatgtattctaAAAACAATAACTATCGTTGTTTAAATATAGCCTTTTGatccttttaaatatataaacaaaatatttgtattaatataaatagataatttggttaatttacaattcatataataagaaaaagtgaaaaaatattttactcacaTCTATCTTATATGTGGTGAAAAACCTGGTGAGAAACAGGTtgtcgataaaatattaaacaacacTATTATAGGTCAGATGTTACTGGACGCGTCAACACAAGCCTCAACTTATAAACTAAAGTCCGAGCGAGTTGACTGCAGTATCACATTATACTTCTCGGtgtaactacatacatatatattaaaaaaaataacaatcgaaCCTTTTAAAAATGCAAACATTGTGGATCTTTGTTATTCTGggtaagtttaatattatttattatgaaattttatttaagttaatattaatagggatagtttaacataaattttaattggtgGTTGGGGTTTCTGTAAGCCCCTTCGTATCGTacaaatgtaatgttattatacCGTCAAAAAGCCATACTTTATGTTTATAAACGATGGAAGAGTAAGTCATATTATTTGGCGGCGctttggcggtgtaaggaaagggacaatttactattaaatggCCCATTGAATTAATTCCCTGACTAACTGAAAAAACCCACTGTCAATCATCTTCTATatcagtaattatttataaaaaaaagtataattatactgTATCTAAATGACATTCGGTTTTTACggctttatttgtttgtaaatatgtatgaatgATATAAATCTGTCAACATGCATCGCAGTAGTCACCAAACGATTAAaccaaaagataaaaaagcggtCATTATATGAATTGACCCAAAACAATTCTTTTGAAAGctcgaaacaaaacaattacaattataagcaggcataatattaacatttaattttgttttctattgCACATTTGTCGTAATAGGTCATGTAAATTTTgctatcattataataataataataactcattggcccaaaaatcaaatattacaaaaagaagcttatatatatgagtttacaaaataagtatgaCTAGGCTTCATTAAAAACCAGTTGACCATATACGTTTAAACCAGTTATCTTgcttctatttttatttgttgtaaataaaaaggtcataaaacaaaattgatacttaaatctttatatattaacataaataaacgaTGACAATCATCgataatatgtttgtttttttttttactggaaATATACAAATTCGCTTATGAACTGTGTTCAGATTtagtgttagttaaatactgacttctgtcagtctgtctgtgtATTAATTTGGCATTTGAAAAggacagattattattattagtgacggttattcttaatttaaatattattttgttattttgtttgaacttttattttaagtaaatagctttgtttattttaattattatatatgcatttaattcattattttatacgttaatTGTTTACTTTACAGCAGTATTAAGCAATGAAGCTCTTGGCATGAGCTACAGACAGAAAAGGCAAAATGAAGGAAGCGAAGAGGATTTAGAAGATAGATATGGGTGGAATCGGCCGAACTACCCTCGTTTTCCTCAGCGCCCATGGAGGCCTAACCCGAATCAATTCCCTCAACCGCGTCCGACACCAGACCAGGGTCAAGGTCAATCTACAATAACAACAGCAGCATCGCCTACCACTAATGCAAATACGTAAGcttaaaacgtatttattagttaaatttgttttaccAAAAATTTTGAGCGTTCGTGTCGTACACTAATAGTTCTTTTAGTTAGAATAAGTTTCTCTATACGAGACCACTGTAATTAAGTAATCAGTGCTTTAATataacttacttatattatgatttataaattaaattttgttcaaCTTTAATTGAAGCTGTCTCAACAccattttaactataaatatgtactaagtatatatatatattcttaaaatatagttttgttatttaattaggttattaatgtatacataattatttttatagcgcTAACGATGCCAATATACAGGCGTGCATCCGAACCTGCCCCGTGACAACGGAATACAATCCAGTGTGCGGCACTAATAGCGTTACCTATGACAATCCTAGCAGATTGAATTGCGCGCAAGCTTGCGGAGTCAGTAAGTATTGAGAAGTTTTTATAGTAGGTGATCTTTATAGTATTTAGGATTTTTTAATACAGCTTGCTATTTCAAGAGTTTATGTGTCAAACCAGATAGACTGGTTTTTGTTTGATAAGCGACATCGAGTTATGTTGTCAAATGAGCGAGGATTGAATCGCGTTACGTGCGTTTTCTGCAACCTTGCGAAGctccaatataatataaactacataGGAGATTTTGATATTCatcgattttttaaaacaaggcTGGGTATTTCGTTTGGATTAATATGGTAAACATTGTCATTATTATACGGCTAAAATAACTTAATGATTATATGCGTGTTGTCGTTAAATGTGAATTCCGGTTTTAAATTAACGTCGTCGTTGGTGTCAAGGGTAACTTAAAATTCCAACATTTAgtt is part of the Vanessa atalanta chromosome 10, ilVanAtal1.2, whole genome shotgun sequence genome and encodes:
- the LOC125066683 gene encoding uncharacterized protein LOC125066683 isoform X1 — translated: MQTLWIFVILAVLSNEALGMSYRQKRQNEGSEEDLEDRYGWNRPNYPRFPQRPWRPNPNQFPQPRPTPDQGQGQSTITTAASPTTNANTANDANIQACIRTCPVTTEYNPVCGTNSVTYDNPSRLNCAQACGVSVSLLRSSRCPPATPAQ
- the LOC125066683 gene encoding uncharacterized protein LOC125066683 isoform X2 codes for the protein MQTLWIFVILVLSNEALGMSYRQKRQNEGSEEDLEDRYGWNRPNYPRFPQRPWRPNPNQFPQPRPTPDQGQGQSTITTAASPTTNANTANDANIQACIRTCPVTTEYNPVCGTNSVTYDNPSRLNCAQACGVSVSLLRSSRCPPATPAQ